The DNA sequence CCATATTTCTAGTAGTGAAATGACATAGCTTGTGATAAGGTGACTCAAGATTGGTGAGCAAAATATAGTCACAATCTTAAGGGGGATATTAGATAACATTGTTCCACAtgaattaaatgtaaaaatattgagccatatataagaacattggctactccactcatcacCAATTAGTTTTAAGATGGAACCCTATGATTCTTGTCATAGTATCACCGTATCAGAGCATAAATGCACTACAGCAAAAGGGactttttatcccagtttttacacatgaaaaaaataaaaagtgggataaaaactTTTAATCCCACTTTTACATTTGGAGCCTTAAAAAAATTTGGAACAAGGGCCTTGGTTGGCAAACGGATAAAAAACGATGTTGAAAAGGCtaattttatgcattttaacaATAGAGATGCATTCAAAAATCATGCTAGTAAATCTTGAATCAAACCCCATTCACAACATAATAGCCATAAAGAACGACCACTCAACTCGGTCGTATGCCTTACTCAATCAAGTTTAATGGCCATGTACTCACCTTTCTCCATTCGTTTCCTCTTCAAGTAATGCATAACTTCAAGCGAGACCAGaatattatcaaaaataaatctcCCAGACACAAACGCACTTTGGGTCTCAGAGATTATTGAATCAAGAAAGTGTTTAAGCCGATTAGCAATCACATTTGTCACAATCTTATAGATGACATTACACAACACAATAGATTTTAAATCTCGCATAGatggactttttttttttttgggtataaGAACCAATTTTGTGTTATTAATGCCCAAAGGAAGAGACCCTTATTGAAGAATTTCTGAACATCAAGCACAATATCATGCCCAACAATGTCAGCAGCCTTATCAGGATGCATTTGGAACAACGCACTTCAAATTTCCTCAACACTAACATGCAAGAGAAGATCATTATTCTGTTCAGTAGTATCAGAACAACGAACTCCGTCAACCACATTTTCCAAATCCACATTAGAGGAAgaaaataaatcatgaaaataGTCAGCCATTACCTCTGATAAACCGCTATCCCAATCGACCAATTCACCATCATTATTGCAGAGGTTTGTAATATAATTGTTTCGTCTCATGGCACTTGCCGATGCAtgaaaatatttgatattttgatCTCCTTCTTTAAGCCACAGTTGTTTTGATCTTTGACGCCAGTAAGACTCCTTCATCCCAAGAAACTTAATCAACTGATCATTAGCTTCTTTAAATAATTGGCACGAAACAACATCTCTCTTATTTTTCAGCTTTTTGATTTCCTTCTTGCACACAACAATTTGGTTCTTAAGATTACCCAAAATATCATAACCCCAAATTGCCAGATTCTCACCACAAAATAATAGTTTCTCCTTCAAATTCAGCCCCCCTTAAAACTCCCAGTAATCCTGAATAATTTGGAGGCACATTGAGTCCTTAAACCAAACATTTTCAAATCTAAACTTGCGCTTAGAAAATGAAGGAACATCAGGATTAAGAACCAAGAAAATGGGACAATGATTAGAAAAGCTCACCTCAAGATTATAGAGTTTAGCCATAGAGAAGCACGATAACCACTCTTGGTTGACCAATGCACGATAAAGGCGCACTTCCACCCAATTGTCAGTCCCTGTTACTCACTCCCATGTGAATGGATAGCTCTCCAGGCATAAATCCTGTTGTCTTCTATTACAAAGAGCATCATTAGAAACTTGAATAAGAGCTGCATGATAAGGACGCCCACCTTTTTTATCATTTACCCTACAGACATTATTCACATCGCCCATAACACACCAAGGGCCCTTGACAAAGGCAGCCAAATCACGAATCAACGACCATATTTTATGTCTTAGATTACGGTTTGGTTCTCTATATAAACCAGTAAAAAGCCAAACACCACTCCTTTCCATTTTAACAGTAACATTAATATGGTTGTTTGAGAAACCAGCATGAGTAGCCACCTCATTCTCCTTCCATAACATAGCTATCCGTCCCTCCCTTGCGATTCCATAACAAAGCAACCCTCAAAATGACACTGTCTTGTTAGCCACTCAACTCTATCATGCCACGCCAACAGTAATTTGAATAGGTGAAAAAGAGAAAATGATATGCCACGCCAACAATAATTTGAAGATTTGATTGGATGTACtctaaaaatacatgttattataatataaagcatacataatttttttagcaaTGAATAActtcattgaaaaaaaaaaaattataatgtcATACAAACTTTAAGTCTTAAGAAACTCCAATAAAAGAAGGAATCTCATCAAACCATACTAGTTCTCTATCCACCCGAAAAGCATACCGAGCTAATCCATGTGCATCCCCATTGGCTGTTCGACGAACATGGATTAGGGATACTTCAAGAAATTGGACATTAAACTAGCTAAATTCTCTAAAAAGGAACC is a window from the Cannabis sativa cultivar Pink pepper isolate KNU-18-1 chromosome 1, ASM2916894v1, whole genome shotgun sequence genome containing:
- the LOC133033846 gene encoding uncharacterized protein LOC133033846 is translated as MLWKENEVATHAGFSNNHINVTVKMERSGVWLFTGLYREPNRNLRHKIWSLIRDLAAFVKGPWCVMGDVNNVCRVNDKKGGRPYHAALIQVSNDALWTDNWVEVRLYRALVNQEWLSCFSMAKLYNLEEKLLFCGENLAIWGYDILGNLKNQIVVCKKEIKKLKNKRDVVSCQLFKEANDQLIKFLGMKESYWRQRSKQLWLKEGDQNIKYFHASASAMRRNNYITNLCNNDGELVDWDSGLSEVMADYFHDLFSSSNVDLENVVDGVRCSDTTEQNNDLLLHVSVEEI